From Neodiprion pinetum isolate iyNeoPine1 chromosome 7, iyNeoPine1.2, whole genome shotgun sequence, a single genomic window includes:
- the LOC124223928 gene encoding endoribonuclease CG2145-like isoform X9, with product MLQTKTCARGSESALSPETPGSNTNNSPLRPFGTVPPPRHTGSNTNNSPLRPFGTVPPPPIHRNDFNNRPLTPPPPGFVIPPKHTSVTQKTPIITRPTSRPVVRQPFQNHRNSTPNYGAPAPGFRRNVTSFGGSSYPRQPAYYDPTQTYLQPQTAYPHGNIQPIHNHIYPQQGSVLPPNPAPTYVILPGQQSYSSGRQTGDIFKEALIHAGVNAAVHRLTAPSYYDHYHQNSWSSYGVPPSSQGSYVTSTHIVNNYYDQGSGGAPMNNGGGGSSFPPNYPAQNYPSLSSGSSQPAPPPSVGYPTGNTGSNGNSGSQGTFVSPGNPNSGLPSNGISSPSQDNGQGQSNPTYNWPMAVSDEELWNITEKLFSMDENNAQKYITLNLQNKTTANSTNITDASPQPLFNIQHEAYQIQTVRAIRSLYQAASQVENKTRENSRKEEALLIDLLLNTNVMSATMGFLEKKNLIGRDYYEQKESLKHIWFTPYDGSSSGFKRVFQGEIIGGKILYGIQDWIAFDFAEKSGRANYLSYTEKLELGKAPQTASILKINYEISGIKKNGTSLFIGTSPELELALYTICHYARPNNYCNIALGGTRFMLYTHTFRYFGADLIDLGLPIV from the exons ATGCTGCAAACGAAAACTTGTGCGCGTGGCTCGGAGTCGGCACTTTCACCAGAGACTCCAG GCAGCAACACCAACAACTCACCGTTGAGGCCATTTGGCACTGTCCCACCTCCGAGACATActg GCAGCAACACCAACAACTCACCGTTGAGACCATTTGGCACTGTCCCACCTCCACCAATCCACCGTAATGATTTTA ACAATAGACCTCTGACACCTCCACCCCCTGGATTTGTTATACCTCCTAAGCACACATCGGTGACACAGAAAACCCCAATAATCACGAGACCCACATCTCGCCCAG TTGTCCGTCAACCTTTTCAAAACCATCGCAATTCAACACCAAACTACGGTGCTCCGGCACCTGGTTTCAGAAGAAACGTAACTTCTTTCGGAGGAAGCAGCTATCCCAGGCAGCCAGCGTACTATGATCCAACCCAAACATACTTGCAGCCGCAGACAGCGTATCCGCATGGTAACATACAACCGATCCACAATCACATATATCCTCAGCAGGGATCCGTTCTGCCTCCAAACCCTGCGCCAACCTATGTGATATTACCGGGACAACAGTCTTATAGTTCGGGCAGACAGACGGGAGATATTTTCAAAGAGGCACTGATACATGCCGGCGTCAATGCTGCCGTTCACAGACTAACAGCTCCTAGCTACTACGATCACTACCATCAGAATTCCTGGAGCAGCTACGGTGTTCCTCCTTCTTCTCAAGGCAGCTATGTGACATCCACGCACATAGTCAACAATTACTATGACCAGGGATCTGGGGGTGCCCCGATGAATAATGGAGGCGGTGGTTCCAGTTTCCCACCAAATTACCCTGCGCAGAATTACCCCAGCCTCTCTTCGGGTAGTTCGCAACCTGCGCCTCCACCTAGCGTTGGATACCCAACTGGAAATACTGGAAGTAACGGCAATTCCGGGTCTCAGGGTACGTTTGTTTCACCTGGAAATCCCAACTCCGGTCTGCCGTCAAATGGTATTTCTTCTCCGTCCCAAGATAATGGACAGGGACAATCAAATCCCACCTACAACTGGCCTATGGCAGTTTCTGATGAAGAGTTGTGGAACATTACTGAGAAACTATTCAGcatggatgaaaataatgcCCAAAAATATATCACCCTGAATTTGCAGAACAAGACAACTGCTAACAGCACCAACATCACAGACGCTTCTCCTCAGCC CTTGTTCAACATTCAGCACGAGGCGTACCAGATTCAGACTGTTCGAGCGATTCGCTCTTTGTATCAAGCAGCATCTCAAGTAGAGAACAAGACGCGTGAAAACAGTAGAAAAGAAGAGGCGCTCTTAATTGATTTGTTACTGAACACAAACGTTATGTCTGCGACAATGGGATTTTTGGAGAAGAAGAATCTGATAGGAAGAGATTATTACGAACAAAAAGAATCTCTGAAGCACATATGGTTCACCCCCTACGATGGATCCTCGTCAGGATTCAAACGAGTATTTCAAGGGGAAATCATCGGTGGTAAGATTTTGTACGGCATACAAGACTGGATAGCGTTTGACTTTGCAGAAAAATCCGGCCGTGCCAATTACCTGAGTTACACCGAAAAATTAGAACTAGGAAAG GCTCCTCAAACAGCGTCGATTCTCAAAATCAACTATGAAATCagtggaattaaaaaaaatgggacTTCCCTGTTTATCGGAACTTCCCCGGAATTGGAGCTGGCCCTATACACTATCTGCCACTATGCAAGACCCAACAATTATTGCAATATCGCACTCGGGGGAACGCGTTTCATGCTGTACACTCACACCTTCCGGTACTTCGGAGCTGACTTGATCGACCTTGGCCTTCCTATAGTGTAA
- the LOC124223928 gene encoding endoribonuclease CG2145-like isoform X10 produces MLQTKTCARGSESALSPETPGSNTNNSPLRPFGTVPPPRHTGSNTNNSPLRPFGTVPPPPIHHNRPLTPPPPGFVIPPKHTSVTQKTPIITRPTSRPVVRQPFQNHRNSTPNYGAPAPGFRRNVTSFGGSSYPRQPAYYDPTQTYLQPQTAYPHGNIQPIHNHIYPQQGSVLPPNPAPTYVILPGQQSYSSGRQTGDIFKEALIHAGVNAAVHRLTAPSYYDHYHQNSWSSYGVPPSSQGSYVTSTHIVNNYYDQGSGGAPMNNGGGGSSFPPNYPAQNYPSLSSGSSQPAPPPSVGYPTGNTGSNGNSGSQGTFVSPGNPNSGLPSNGISSPSQDNGQGQSNPTYNWPMAVSDEELWNITEKLFSMDENNAQKYITLNLQNKTTANSTNITDASPQPLFNIQHEAYQIQTVRAIRSLYQAASQVENKTRENSRKEEALLIDLLLNTNVMSATMGFLEKKNLIGRDYYEQKESLKHIWFTPYDGSSSGFKRVFQGEIIGGKILYGIQDWIAFDFAEKSGRANYLSYTEKLELGKAPQTASILKINYEISGIKKNGTSLFIGTSPELELALYTICHYARPNNYCNIALGGTRFMLYTHTFRYFGADLIDLGLPIV; encoded by the exons ATGCTGCAAACGAAAACTTGTGCGCGTGGCTCGGAGTCGGCACTTTCACCAGAGACTCCAG GCAGCAACACCAACAACTCACCGTTGAGGCCATTTGGCACTGTCCCACCTCCGAGACATActg GCAGCAACACCAACAACTCACCGTTGAGACCATTTGGCACTGTCCCACCTCCACCAATCCACC ACAATAGACCTCTGACACCTCCACCCCCTGGATTTGTTATACCTCCTAAGCACACATCGGTGACACAGAAAACCCCAATAATCACGAGACCCACATCTCGCCCAG TTGTCCGTCAACCTTTTCAAAACCATCGCAATTCAACACCAAACTACGGTGCTCCGGCACCTGGTTTCAGAAGAAACGTAACTTCTTTCGGAGGAAGCAGCTATCCCAGGCAGCCAGCGTACTATGATCCAACCCAAACATACTTGCAGCCGCAGACAGCGTATCCGCATGGTAACATACAACCGATCCACAATCACATATATCCTCAGCAGGGATCCGTTCTGCCTCCAAACCCTGCGCCAACCTATGTGATATTACCGGGACAACAGTCTTATAGTTCGGGCAGACAGACGGGAGATATTTTCAAAGAGGCACTGATACATGCCGGCGTCAATGCTGCCGTTCACAGACTAACAGCTCCTAGCTACTACGATCACTACCATCAGAATTCCTGGAGCAGCTACGGTGTTCCTCCTTCTTCTCAAGGCAGCTATGTGACATCCACGCACATAGTCAACAATTACTATGACCAGGGATCTGGGGGTGCCCCGATGAATAATGGAGGCGGTGGTTCCAGTTTCCCACCAAATTACCCTGCGCAGAATTACCCCAGCCTCTCTTCGGGTAGTTCGCAACCTGCGCCTCCACCTAGCGTTGGATACCCAACTGGAAATACTGGAAGTAACGGCAATTCCGGGTCTCAGGGTACGTTTGTTTCACCTGGAAATCCCAACTCCGGTCTGCCGTCAAATGGTATTTCTTCTCCGTCCCAAGATAATGGACAGGGACAATCAAATCCCACCTACAACTGGCCTATGGCAGTTTCTGATGAAGAGTTGTGGAACATTACTGAGAAACTATTCAGcatggatgaaaataatgcCCAAAAATATATCACCCTGAATTTGCAGAACAAGACAACTGCTAACAGCACCAACATCACAGACGCTTCTCCTCAGCC CTTGTTCAACATTCAGCACGAGGCGTACCAGATTCAGACTGTTCGAGCGATTCGCTCTTTGTATCAAGCAGCATCTCAAGTAGAGAACAAGACGCGTGAAAACAGTAGAAAAGAAGAGGCGCTCTTAATTGATTTGTTACTGAACACAAACGTTATGTCTGCGACAATGGGATTTTTGGAGAAGAAGAATCTGATAGGAAGAGATTATTACGAACAAAAAGAATCTCTGAAGCACATATGGTTCACCCCCTACGATGGATCCTCGTCAGGATTCAAACGAGTATTTCAAGGGGAAATCATCGGTGGTAAGATTTTGTACGGCATACAAGACTGGATAGCGTTTGACTTTGCAGAAAAATCCGGCCGTGCCAATTACCTGAGTTACACCGAAAAATTAGAACTAGGAAAG GCTCCTCAAACAGCGTCGATTCTCAAAATCAACTATGAAATCagtggaattaaaaaaaatgggacTTCCCTGTTTATCGGAACTTCCCCGGAATTGGAGCTGGCCCTATACACTATCTGCCACTATGCAAGACCCAACAATTATTGCAATATCGCACTCGGGGGAACGCGTTTCATGCTGTACACTCACACCTTCCGGTACTTCGGAGCTGACTTGATCGACCTTGGCCTTCCTATAGTGTAA
- the LOC124223928 gene encoding uncharacterized protein isoform X3 — MELKFHIIIFVVLVVAFGIDAKWGGSRGSSSRGSSSRGSSSRGSSWFGGSSSRKKETSHPISTSNTNWWSSSKPSTNHNTGSSHTFLTSERGVGSSSVHRPSSSGSDPFRGASAPSLSHGSNTNNSPLRPFGTVPPPRHTGSNTNNSPLRPFGTVPPPPIHRNDFNNRPLTPPPPGFVIPPKHTSVTQKTPIITRPTSRPVVRQPFQNHRNSTPNYGAPAPGFRRNVTSFGGSSYPRQPAYYDPTQTYLQPQTAYPHGNIQPIHNHIYPQQGSVLPPNPAPTYVILPGQQSYSSGRQTGDIFKEALIHAGVNAAVHRLTAPSYYDHYHQNSWSSYGVPPSSQGSYVTSTHIVNNYYDQGSGGAPMNNGGGGSSFPPNYPAQNYPSLSSGSSQPAPPPSVGYPTGNTGSNGNSGSQGTFVSPGNPNSGLPSNGISSPSQDNGQGQSNPTYNWPMAVSDEELWNITEKLFSMDENNAQKYITLNLQNKTTANSTNITDASPQPLFNIQHEAYQIQTVRAIRSLYQAASQVENKTRENSRKEEALLIDLLLNTNVMSATMGFLEKKNLIGRDYYEQKESLKHIWFTPYDGSSSGFKRVFQGEIIGGKILYGIQDWIAFDFAEKSGRANYLSYTEKLELGKAPQTASILKINYEISGIKKNGTSLFIGTSPELELALYTICHYARPNNYCNIALGGTRFMLYTHTFRYFGADLIDLGLPIV, encoded by the exons ATGGAACTGAAATTCcacataataatttttgtcgtGCTCGTTGTAGCTTTCG GCATCGACGCAAAATGGGGTGGATCTCGTGGAAGTTCGTCTCGC GGAAGTTCGTCTCGTGGAAGTTCATCCCGTGGATCTTCGTGGTTTGGTGGAAGTTCGTCTCGTAAGAAGGAAACGTCTCACCCAATTTCAACCTCTAATACAAACTGGTGGTCTAGTTCGAAGCCATCGACAAACCACAACACAG GATCATCACACACGTTCCTGACCTCAGAACGTGGAGTTGGTTCATCGTCAG TTCACCGCCCATCAAGCTCGGGATCGGATCCATTTCGAGGTGCCAGTGCTCCGTCATTAAGTCACG GCAGCAACACCAACAACTCACCGTTGAGGCCATTTGGCACTGTCCCACCTCCGAGACATActg GCAGCAACACCAACAACTCACCGTTGAGACCATTTGGCACTGTCCCACCTCCACCAATCCACCGTAATGATTTTA ACAATAGACCTCTGACACCTCCACCCCCTGGATTTGTTATACCTCCTAAGCACACATCGGTGACACAGAAAACCCCAATAATCACGAGACCCACATCTCGCCCAG TTGTCCGTCAACCTTTTCAAAACCATCGCAATTCAACACCAAACTACGGTGCTCCGGCACCTGGTTTCAGAAGAAACGTAACTTCTTTCGGAGGAAGCAGCTATCCCAGGCAGCCAGCGTACTATGATCCAACCCAAACATACTTGCAGCCGCAGACAGCGTATCCGCATGGTAACATACAACCGATCCACAATCACATATATCCTCAGCAGGGATCCGTTCTGCCTCCAAACCCTGCGCCAACCTATGTGATATTACCGGGACAACAGTCTTATAGTTCGGGCAGACAGACGGGAGATATTTTCAAAGAGGCACTGATACATGCCGGCGTCAATGCTGCCGTTCACAGACTAACAGCTCCTAGCTACTACGATCACTACCATCAGAATTCCTGGAGCAGCTACGGTGTTCCTCCTTCTTCTCAAGGCAGCTATGTGACATCCACGCACATAGTCAACAATTACTATGACCAGGGATCTGGGGGTGCCCCGATGAATAATGGAGGCGGTGGTTCCAGTTTCCCACCAAATTACCCTGCGCAGAATTACCCCAGCCTCTCTTCGGGTAGTTCGCAACCTGCGCCTCCACCTAGCGTTGGATACCCAACTGGAAATACTGGAAGTAACGGCAATTCCGGGTCTCAGGGTACGTTTGTTTCACCTGGAAATCCCAACTCCGGTCTGCCGTCAAATGGTATTTCTTCTCCGTCCCAAGATAATGGACAGGGACAATCAAATCCCACCTACAACTGGCCTATGGCAGTTTCTGATGAAGAGTTGTGGAACATTACTGAGAAACTATTCAGcatggatgaaaataatgcCCAAAAATATATCACCCTGAATTTGCAGAACAAGACAACTGCTAACAGCACCAACATCACAGACGCTTCTCCTCAGCC CTTGTTCAACATTCAGCACGAGGCGTACCAGATTCAGACTGTTCGAGCGATTCGCTCTTTGTATCAAGCAGCATCTCAAGTAGAGAACAAGACGCGTGAAAACAGTAGAAAAGAAGAGGCGCTCTTAATTGATTTGTTACTGAACACAAACGTTATGTCTGCGACAATGGGATTTTTGGAGAAGAAGAATCTGATAGGAAGAGATTATTACGAACAAAAAGAATCTCTGAAGCACATATGGTTCACCCCCTACGATGGATCCTCGTCAGGATTCAAACGAGTATTTCAAGGGGAAATCATCGGTGGTAAGATTTTGTACGGCATACAAGACTGGATAGCGTTTGACTTTGCAGAAAAATCCGGCCGTGCCAATTACCTGAGTTACACCGAAAAATTAGAACTAGGAAAG GCTCCTCAAACAGCGTCGATTCTCAAAATCAACTATGAAATCagtggaattaaaaaaaatgggacTTCCCTGTTTATCGGAACTTCCCCGGAATTGGAGCTGGCCCTATACACTATCTGCCACTATGCAAGACCCAACAATTATTGCAATATCGCACTCGGGGGAACGCGTTTCATGCTGTACACTCACACCTTCCGGTACTTCGGAGCTGACTTGATCGACCTTGGCCTTCCTATAGTGTAA
- the LOC124223928 gene encoding uncharacterized protein isoform X4 gives MELKFHIIIFVVLVVAFGIDAKWGGSRGSSSRGSSSRGSSSRGSSWFGGSSSRGSSSRGSSWFGGSSSRKKETSHPISTSNTNWWSSSKPSTNHNTGSSHTFLTSERGVGSSSVHRPSSSGSDPFRGASAPSLSHGSNTNNSPLRPFGTVPPPPIHRNDFNNRPLTPPPPGFVIPPKHTSVTQKTPIITRPTSRPVVRQPFQNHRNSTPNYGAPAPGFRRNVTSFGGSSYPRQPAYYDPTQTYLQPQTAYPHGNIQPIHNHIYPQQGSVLPPNPAPTYVILPGQQSYSSGRQTGDIFKEALIHAGVNAAVHRLTAPSYYDHYHQNSWSSYGVPPSSQGSYVTSTHIVNNYYDQGSGGAPMNNGGGGSSFPPNYPAQNYPSLSSGSSQPAPPPSVGYPTGNTGSNGNSGSQGTFVSPGNPNSGLPSNGISSPSQDNGQGQSNPTYNWPMAVSDEELWNITEKLFSMDENNAQKYITLNLQNKTTANSTNITDASPQPLFNIQHEAYQIQTVRAIRSLYQAASQVENKTRENSRKEEALLIDLLLNTNVMSATMGFLEKKNLIGRDYYEQKESLKHIWFTPYDGSSSGFKRVFQGEIIGGKILYGIQDWIAFDFAEKSGRANYLSYTEKLELGKAPQTASILKINYEISGIKKNGTSLFIGTSPELELALYTICHYARPNNYCNIALGGTRFMLYTHTFRYFGADLIDLGLPIV, from the exons ATGGAACTGAAATTCcacataataatttttgtcgtGCTCGTTGTAGCTTTCG GCATCGACGCAAAATGGGGTGGATCTCGTGGAAGTTCGTCTCGCGGAAGTTCGTCTCGTGGAAGTTCATCCCGTGGATCTTCGTGGTTTGGTGGAAGTTCGTCTCGTGGAAGTTCATCCCGTGGATCTTCGTGGTTTGGTGGAAGTTCGTCTCGTAAGAAGGAAACGTCTCACCCAATTTCAACCTCTAATACAAACTGGTGGTCTAGTTCGAAGCCATCGACAAACCACAACACAG GATCATCACACACGTTCCTGACCTCAGAACGTGGAGTTGGTTCATCGTCAG TTCACCGCCCATCAAGCTCGGGATCGGATCCATTTCGAGGTGCCAGTGCTCCGTCATTAAGTCACG GCAGCAACACCAACAACTCACCGTTGAGACCATTTGGCACTGTCCCACCTCCACCAATCCACCGTAATGATTTTA ACAATAGACCTCTGACACCTCCACCCCCTGGATTTGTTATACCTCCTAAGCACACATCGGTGACACAGAAAACCCCAATAATCACGAGACCCACATCTCGCCCAG TTGTCCGTCAACCTTTTCAAAACCATCGCAATTCAACACCAAACTACGGTGCTCCGGCACCTGGTTTCAGAAGAAACGTAACTTCTTTCGGAGGAAGCAGCTATCCCAGGCAGCCAGCGTACTATGATCCAACCCAAACATACTTGCAGCCGCAGACAGCGTATCCGCATGGTAACATACAACCGATCCACAATCACATATATCCTCAGCAGGGATCCGTTCTGCCTCCAAACCCTGCGCCAACCTATGTGATATTACCGGGACAACAGTCTTATAGTTCGGGCAGACAGACGGGAGATATTTTCAAAGAGGCACTGATACATGCCGGCGTCAATGCTGCCGTTCACAGACTAACAGCTCCTAGCTACTACGATCACTACCATCAGAATTCCTGGAGCAGCTACGGTGTTCCTCCTTCTTCTCAAGGCAGCTATGTGACATCCACGCACATAGTCAACAATTACTATGACCAGGGATCTGGGGGTGCCCCGATGAATAATGGAGGCGGTGGTTCCAGTTTCCCACCAAATTACCCTGCGCAGAATTACCCCAGCCTCTCTTCGGGTAGTTCGCAACCTGCGCCTCCACCTAGCGTTGGATACCCAACTGGAAATACTGGAAGTAACGGCAATTCCGGGTCTCAGGGTACGTTTGTTTCACCTGGAAATCCCAACTCCGGTCTGCCGTCAAATGGTATTTCTTCTCCGTCCCAAGATAATGGACAGGGACAATCAAATCCCACCTACAACTGGCCTATGGCAGTTTCTGATGAAGAGTTGTGGAACATTACTGAGAAACTATTCAGcatggatgaaaataatgcCCAAAAATATATCACCCTGAATTTGCAGAACAAGACAACTGCTAACAGCACCAACATCACAGACGCTTCTCCTCAGCC CTTGTTCAACATTCAGCACGAGGCGTACCAGATTCAGACTGTTCGAGCGATTCGCTCTTTGTATCAAGCAGCATCTCAAGTAGAGAACAAGACGCGTGAAAACAGTAGAAAAGAAGAGGCGCTCTTAATTGATTTGTTACTGAACACAAACGTTATGTCTGCGACAATGGGATTTTTGGAGAAGAAGAATCTGATAGGAAGAGATTATTACGAACAAAAAGAATCTCTGAAGCACATATGGTTCACCCCCTACGATGGATCCTCGTCAGGATTCAAACGAGTATTTCAAGGGGAAATCATCGGTGGTAAGATTTTGTACGGCATACAAGACTGGATAGCGTTTGACTTTGCAGAAAAATCCGGCCGTGCCAATTACCTGAGTTACACCGAAAAATTAGAACTAGGAAAG GCTCCTCAAACAGCGTCGATTCTCAAAATCAACTATGAAATCagtggaattaaaaaaaatgggacTTCCCTGTTTATCGGAACTTCCCCGGAATTGGAGCTGGCCCTATACACTATCTGCCACTATGCAAGACCCAACAATTATTGCAATATCGCACTCGGGGGAACGCGTTTCATGCTGTACACTCACACCTTCCGGTACTTCGGAGCTGACTTGATCGACCTTGGCCTTCCTATAGTGTAA
- the LOC124223928 gene encoding uncharacterized protein isoform X2, with translation MELKFHIIIFVVLVVAFGIDAKWGGSRGSSSRGSSSRGSSSRGSSWFGGSSSRGSSSRGSSWFGGSSSRKKETSHPISTSNTNWWSSSKPSTNHNTGSSHTFLTSERGVGSSSVHRPSSSGSDPFRGASAPSLSHGSNTNNSPLRPFGTVPPPRHTGSNTNNSPLRPFGTVPPPPIHHNRPLTPPPPGFVIPPKHTSVTQKTPIITRPTSRPVVRQPFQNHRNSTPNYGAPAPGFRRNVTSFGGSSYPRQPAYYDPTQTYLQPQTAYPHGNIQPIHNHIYPQQGSVLPPNPAPTYVILPGQQSYSSGRQTGDIFKEALIHAGVNAAVHRLTAPSYYDHYHQNSWSSYGVPPSSQGSYVTSTHIVNNYYDQGSGGAPMNNGGGGSSFPPNYPAQNYPSLSSGSSQPAPPPSVGYPTGNTGSNGNSGSQGTFVSPGNPNSGLPSNGISSPSQDNGQGQSNPTYNWPMAVSDEELWNITEKLFSMDENNAQKYITLNLQNKTTANSTNITDASPQPLFNIQHEAYQIQTVRAIRSLYQAASQVENKTRENSRKEEALLIDLLLNTNVMSATMGFLEKKNLIGRDYYEQKESLKHIWFTPYDGSSSGFKRVFQGEIIGGKILYGIQDWIAFDFAEKSGRANYLSYTEKLELGKAPQTASILKINYEISGIKKNGTSLFIGTSPELELALYTICHYARPNNYCNIALGGTRFMLYTHTFRYFGADLIDLGLPIV, from the exons ATGGAACTGAAATTCcacataataatttttgtcgtGCTCGTTGTAGCTTTCG GCATCGACGCAAAATGGGGTGGATCTCGTGGAAGTTCGTCTCGCGGAAGTTCGTCTCGTGGAAGTTCATCCCGTGGATCTTCGTGGTTTGGTGGAAGTTCGTCTCGTGGAAGTTCATCCCGTGGATCTTCGTGGTTTGGTGGAAGTTCGTCTCGTAAGAAGGAAACGTCTCACCCAATTTCAACCTCTAATACAAACTGGTGGTCTAGTTCGAAGCCATCGACAAACCACAACACAG GATCATCACACACGTTCCTGACCTCAGAACGTGGAGTTGGTTCATCGTCAG TTCACCGCCCATCAAGCTCGGGATCGGATCCATTTCGAGGTGCCAGTGCTCCGTCATTAAGTCACG GCAGCAACACCAACAACTCACCGTTGAGGCCATTTGGCACTGTCCCACCTCCGAGACATActg GCAGCAACACCAACAACTCACCGTTGAGACCATTTGGCACTGTCCCACCTCCACCAATCCACC ACAATAGACCTCTGACACCTCCACCCCCTGGATTTGTTATACCTCCTAAGCACACATCGGTGACACAGAAAACCCCAATAATCACGAGACCCACATCTCGCCCAG TTGTCCGTCAACCTTTTCAAAACCATCGCAATTCAACACCAAACTACGGTGCTCCGGCACCTGGTTTCAGAAGAAACGTAACTTCTTTCGGAGGAAGCAGCTATCCCAGGCAGCCAGCGTACTATGATCCAACCCAAACATACTTGCAGCCGCAGACAGCGTATCCGCATGGTAACATACAACCGATCCACAATCACATATATCCTCAGCAGGGATCCGTTCTGCCTCCAAACCCTGCGCCAACCTATGTGATATTACCGGGACAACAGTCTTATAGTTCGGGCAGACAGACGGGAGATATTTTCAAAGAGGCACTGATACATGCCGGCGTCAATGCTGCCGTTCACAGACTAACAGCTCCTAGCTACTACGATCACTACCATCAGAATTCCTGGAGCAGCTACGGTGTTCCTCCTTCTTCTCAAGGCAGCTATGTGACATCCACGCACATAGTCAACAATTACTATGACCAGGGATCTGGGGGTGCCCCGATGAATAATGGAGGCGGTGGTTCCAGTTTCCCACCAAATTACCCTGCGCAGAATTACCCCAGCCTCTCTTCGGGTAGTTCGCAACCTGCGCCTCCACCTAGCGTTGGATACCCAACTGGAAATACTGGAAGTAACGGCAATTCCGGGTCTCAGGGTACGTTTGTTTCACCTGGAAATCCCAACTCCGGTCTGCCGTCAAATGGTATTTCTTCTCCGTCCCAAGATAATGGACAGGGACAATCAAATCCCACCTACAACTGGCCTATGGCAGTTTCTGATGAAGAGTTGTGGAACATTACTGAGAAACTATTCAGcatggatgaaaataatgcCCAAAAATATATCACCCTGAATTTGCAGAACAAGACAACTGCTAACAGCACCAACATCACAGACGCTTCTCCTCAGCC CTTGTTCAACATTCAGCACGAGGCGTACCAGATTCAGACTGTTCGAGCGATTCGCTCTTTGTATCAAGCAGCATCTCAAGTAGAGAACAAGACGCGTGAAAACAGTAGAAAAGAAGAGGCGCTCTTAATTGATTTGTTACTGAACACAAACGTTATGTCTGCGACAATGGGATTTTTGGAGAAGAAGAATCTGATAGGAAGAGATTATTACGAACAAAAAGAATCTCTGAAGCACATATGGTTCACCCCCTACGATGGATCCTCGTCAGGATTCAAACGAGTATTTCAAGGGGAAATCATCGGTGGTAAGATTTTGTACGGCATACAAGACTGGATAGCGTTTGACTTTGCAGAAAAATCCGGCCGTGCCAATTACCTGAGTTACACCGAAAAATTAGAACTAGGAAAG GCTCCTCAAACAGCGTCGATTCTCAAAATCAACTATGAAATCagtggaattaaaaaaaatgggacTTCCCTGTTTATCGGAACTTCCCCGGAATTGGAGCTGGCCCTATACACTATCTGCCACTATGCAAGACCCAACAATTATTGCAATATCGCACTCGGGGGAACGCGTTTCATGCTGTACACTCACACCTTCCGGTACTTCGGAGCTGACTTGATCGACCTTGGCCTTCCTATAGTGTAA